A single Muntiacus reevesi chromosome 9, mMunRee1.1, whole genome shotgun sequence DNA region contains:
- the LOC136175567 gene encoding olfactory receptor 5T2-like, which yields MKNVTEVASFLLKGFTDNLELQIILFFLFLAIYLFTLIGNLGLIVLVIGDCRLHSPMYYFLSVLSSVDACYSSVVTPKMLVDLVSKNKAISFLECAAQIFLAVTFGTTECFLLAAMAYDRCVAIYHPLRYSASMGPRVYASLIIASCVGGVLHASVHTVATFSLSFCASNEIRHVFCDIPPLLAISCSDTHTNQLLLFYLVGSIEIVTVLSVLISYGLILLAVLRMPSAVGRRKVFSTCGSHLTGVSICHGTVLFMYVRPSSNYATDHDMIVSIIYSIVIPMLNPMIYSLRNKDVKEAMKRVFAKKWFISKVHFHSRN from the coding sequence ATGAAGAATGTCACCGAAGTAGCATCGTTTTTACTGAAAGGCTTCACAGACAATCTTGAATTGCAAATCATCTTATTCTTCTTGTTTCTAGCAATTTACCTCTTCACACTGATTGGAAATTTAGGACTGATTGTATTAGTCATTGGGGATTGCCGGCTCCACAGCCCCATGTACTATTTTCTGAGTGTGCTATCATCTGTGGATGCCTGCTATTCTTCAGTAGTCACCCCCAAAATGTTAGTAGATCTTGTGTCAAAGAACAAAGCCATTTCCTTCCTTGAGTGTGCAGCACAGATATTTCTTGCTGTCACTTTCGGGACCACAGAGTGCTTCCTCTTGGCTGCGATGGCGTATGACCGCTGCGTGGCCATCTACCACCCCCTCCGGTATTCAGCCAGCATGGGACCCAGGGTCTATGCGTCCCTCATCATTGCTTCCTGTGTTGGGGGCGTCTTGCATGCTTCTGTACACACCGTGGCTACTTTCAGCCTCTCCTTCTGTGCCTCCAATGAAATCAGACATGTCTTCTGTGACATTCCTCCCCTCCTGGCTATTTCTTGCTCTGACACTCACACAAACCAGCTTCTGCTCTTCTATTTAGTGGGCTCCATTGAGATAGTCACTGTCCTGAGTGTCCTGATCTCCTATGGTTTAATTCTGTTGGCCGTTCTGAGGATGCCGTCTGCTGTAGGGAGAAGGAAAGTGTTTTCTACATGTGGTTCTCACTTAACTGGAGTGTCCATTTGTCATGGTACAGTTCTCTTCATGTATGTGAGGCCAAGTTCCAATTATGCCACAGATCATGATATGATTGTGTCTATAATTTATAGCATTGTAATTCCAATGCTGAATCCCATGATCTATAGTTTAAGGAACAAAGATGTAAAAGAGGCGATGAAGAGAGTGTTTGCAAAAAAATGGTTTATCAGTAAAGTACATTTTCACAGTAGAAATTAA